CGTTTATAACATGTATAGCATCATAATTACATGCTCTTTCGCACGCTTTGCATCCTATACATCCAACTGTACACACTGGCCTTACATCTTTACCTTTATAAGTATTAGAACATATGACTCTAGTCTTACTTTCCGCATCAACTAGCTCTATTATATTTTTTGGACATGCATCTACGCAAATTCCGCAGCCAGTGCATTTATCCTCATCAACAACAGCAATTCCATCACCGTTTACATGTATAGCGTCAAATGGACATAATTTTTCACAAGTTCCAAGGCCAAGACATCCAAAACGGCAATCTTTTGATCCCTCTTGGTACTGCACTGCTGACCTACAATCATCTATGCCAAAATATTTATATTTTTCTGATGCATTTTTCCTTGTACCATTGCATTTAACAAATGCTACCATCCTTTTATTACTAACATCTGTTTTGACGCCAAGAATAGCCCCAACTTTTTGAGCAACAGATGTTCCTCCCACTTTACATCCGTCTATTGGTACATTACCTGTTGATACTGCATGTGCGAATCCGTCACAACCTGGATATCCACATGCACCACAATTGGCTCCCGGAAGAGCATTTCTAACTTCGACTTCTTTTTGATCAACCTCGACTTCAAATTTTTTAGATGCATATGCTAAAACTATACCAAATACTAGGCCCATTCCTCCAAGACTTGCTAATGGCAATATCAAATATGGCAATATTTCACTCATTCAAAGCACTCCTTTATATTAAACCTTGAAAACCGAGAAAAGCTATTGACATTAAGCCGGCACCAATAAGCGCTATCGGAAATCCTTCCAGCACTTTTGAAATTGGTGCAAGTTCTAGCCTTTCCCTTATCCCAGCATATAAAACAATCGCAAGCGTAAATCCTACAGCAGAACCAAATCCGTTCACAACTGCCTCAATGAAGTTATAACTTTCTTGAACATTTAAAAGTGCAACACCTAAAACTGCACAGTTTGTCGTTATAAGCGGTAAATATATGCCTAACGCTTGATGCAAAGCTGGACTTGATTTTTTTATTACCATTTCTACAAATTGTACCAGTGAAGCTATTACAAGTATAAATGCTATTGTCTCAAGGTAAGATAAGCCTAATGGCACAAGTATCATATTATATACTATATATGCAAAGGCAGATGCTATTGTCATGACAAATGTAACAGCTATACCCATCCCAAGTGCTGTCTCAACATTTTTTGAAACACCGAGAAAAG
The nucleotide sequence above comes from Thermoanaerobacterium sp. CMT5567-10. Encoded proteins:
- the rsxA gene encoding electron transport complex subunit RsxA; this translates as MLTELILILISSILVNNFVLVRFLGECPFLGVSKNVETALGMGIAVTFVMTIASAFAYIVYNMILVPLGLSYLETIAFILVIASLVQFVEMVIKKSSPALHQALGIYLPLITTNCAVLGVALLNVQESYNFIEAVVNGFGSAVGFTLAIVLYAGIRERLELAPISKVLEGFPIALIGAGLMSIAFLGFQGLI
- a CDS encoding RnfABCDGE type electron transport complex subunit B, with protein sequence MSEILPYLILPLASLGGMGLVFGIVLAYASKKFEVEVDQKEVEVRNALPGANCGACGYPGCDGFAHAVSTGNVPIDGCKVGGTSVAQKVGAILGVKTDVSNKRMVAFVKCNGTRKNASEKYKYFGIDDCRSAVQYQEGSKDCRFGCLGLGTCEKLCPFDAIHVNGDGIAVVDEDKCTGCGICVDACPKNIIELVDAESKTRVICSNTYKGKDVRPVCTVGCIGCKACERACNYDAIHVINDLAKIDYEKCTSCMACVEKCPTDSIYPFKSSLIANKTNV